GGGCCGCGAACTGACCGTGGTGGATGTCTCGGAGGTGCAGCTGGATGGTGCCAGCACGCTGTCGATCAGCTTCTCGGTGCCGCTCGACCCCGAGCAGAAGCTCGCCGAGCGCCTGCACCTGGTCGATAGCAAAGACGGCAAGGTCGATGGCGCCTGGGAACTGACGGACAATCTGATGGAGGTGCGCCTGCGCCACCTGGAGCCACAGCGCAAGCTGGTGCTGACCGTGGATGCCGGGCTGCTCGGGCTGAATGGCAAAAGCCTCGCTGCCGAGCAGGTCACCCGCCTGGAAACCCGTGATCTGCAAGCCAGCGTCGGCTTCGCCAGCCGTGGCTCCTTGCTGCCCACGCGCCTCGCTGAAGGCCTGCCGGTGATCGCGCTGAACGTCGACAAGATCAATGTCGAGTTCTTCCGCATCAAGCCCGAATCGCTGCCGGCCTTCCTTAACCGCTGGGGCCGCGCGAGCAATCTGGACAACTGGGAAGCCCGCAGCCTGCTGCCGATGGCTGACCTGGTTTACGGCGGCCGTTTCGATCTGAACCCTGCGCGCAATACCCGCGAAACCTTGCTGCTGCCGATTGCCGGCCTAGAGCCGTTCAAGCAGCCCGGTGTGTACCTGGCGGTGATGCGTGAAGCCGGCAGCTACAACTACTCACAGCCGGCCACGCTGTTCACCCTGAGTGATATCGGCCTGTCCGCGCGGCGCTACCAGAACCGTATCGATGTGTTCACCCAGGCCCTGGCCGGCGGTGATGCCCTGGGCGATGTGCTTCTGGAAATCCTCGATGCAGAAGGCCAGGTGCTGGCCGAAGGCAAGACCGACAGTGCCGGTCATGGCGAACTGCCACTGCCGCCCAAGGCCGAAGTGCTGTTGGCCCACCAGGGCGAACAGACCAGCCTGCTACGCCTGAATTCCGCGGCGCTGGATCTGGCCGAGTTCGATATCGCCGGCCCCGTCGCTCATCCGTTGCAGTTCTTCGTGTTCGGCCCGCGTGATCTTTATCGCCCCGGCGAAACCGTGCTGCTCAACGGCCTGCTGCGCGATGCCGATGGCCGCGCGGTAAAAGCCCAGCCGGTGAATGTGGAAGTGCGTCGCCCGGATGAGCAGGTCAGCCGCAAATTCGTCTGGCAGGCTGATGACAGCGGTCTGTACCAGTACCAGCTGCAACTGGCCGACGAAGCGCCGACCGGCCGCTGGCAGCTGCTGTTCGACCTCGGTGATGGCCGTCAGCAGCTGTATGAGTTCTCTGTGGAAGACTTCCTGCCCGAACGCATGGCACTGGAACTCAAGGGCAGCGATGTGCCTTACAGCCCGGCAGAAAATGCCCAGTTCGACGTGACGGGGCGCTACCTGTATGGCGCCCCGGCCGCCGGTAATCGTCTCAGTGGCCAGCTCTATGTGCGTCCGCTGCGTGAGGCGGTGGCGAGTTTGCCAGGCTATCAGTTCGGCTCGGTCACCGAAGAAGAGCTGAGCGAGGACATCGAGCTGGATGAAACCAGCCTCGACGAACAGGGCAAGGCCAGCCTGGATATCGAAAGCCGCTGGAGCGACGCCAAGTCGCCGCTGCGTCTGATTCTGCAAGCCAGCCTGCAGGAGTCCGGCGGCCGGGCGATTACCCGGCGGATTATCCAGCCGGTCTGGCCAGCCGAGCGTCTTCCGGGTGTGCGCGGGCTGTTCGATGGCGAGGAAGTCGACGCCGACAGCCTGGCCGAGTTTGAAGTGCTGGTGGCCGATGCCGAGGGCAACAAGCTGGCGGCCGATCAGCTCAGCGTGCGCCTGATTCGTGAGCGCCGTGACTACTTCTGGAACTTCTCCGAGAGCGATGGCTGGAGCCATAACTACACCGAGAAATTCCTCACCCTTAACGAAGAAACCCTCAAGGTCGCTGCCGGTGGCACCGCCAAGATCAGCTTTCCGGTGGAGTGGGGCCCGTATCGCATTGAGGTGATCGACGGCCAGACCGGCCTGCTCAGCAGCCTGCGCTTCTGGGCCGGCTACCGCTGGCAGGACAACGCCGACGGCGGCGCAGTGCGTCCGGATCAGGTCAAGCTGGCGCTGGATAAACCGGCGTATGTCGATGGCGATACGGCCCAGGTCACCGTCACCCCGCCCGCTGCGGGCAAGGGCTACCTGATGGTGGAGTCCAGTGAAGGCCCTCTGTGGTGGCAAGAGGTCGACGTACCGGCTGAGGGCAAGACCTTCGACATCCCGATTGCCAAGGACTGGGCGCGGCATGACCTGTATGTCAGCGCCCTGGTGATTCGCCCCGGCGAGCGCAAGAGCAATGCCACGCCTAAACGTGCGGTTGGCCTGCTGCATCTGCCGCTGGAACGTGCGCCGCGCAAACTGGCGCTGACCCTCACTGCTGCGGAAAAGATGCGTCCTAATCAGCCGCTGAAGGTCAAGGTGCAGGCGCGCAACGCCGACGGCAGCATCCCGAAACAGGCGCAGGTGCTGGTCGCGGCGGTGGATGTCGGCATCCTCAATATCACCGAGTACGCCACGCCCGATCCATTCGCCAACTTCTTCGGCCGCAAGGCCTATGGCGCGGACCATCTGGATATCTACGGGCAACTGATCGAAGCCGGCCAGGGCCGGGTGGCCAAACTGGCCTTCGGCGGTGACGCGGCGCTGGCCGGTGGCGGCAAGCGTCCGGATACCAGTGTGCTGATCGTCGCGTTGCAGAGTGAACCGCTGAAACTGAACGAGCTGGGTGAAGGCGAAGTCAGCCTGAATATCCCTGACTTCAACGGCGAACTGCGGCTGATGGCGCAAGCCTGGACCGTTGAGCACTACGGTATGGGCGAAGGCAAGACAGTGGTCGCTGCGCCGCTGATCGCCGAGCTGTCGGCGCCGCGCTTCCTCGCTGGCGGTGATGAAACCACCCTGGCCCTGGACCTGAGCAACCTGTCCGGGCGCGAGCAGAAACTGGATGTGCAACTGAGCGCTGCAGGCCAGCTGCGTCTGGCGCAGAATCCGGGGGCTGCGGTTGCACCGATCACCCTGGCGGATGGTCAGCGCACCATTCTGCGTATCCCGGTCACCGCGCTGGGCGGCTATGGGCAAGGGCGCTTCAAGGTCAGTGTCAACGGCCTGGCCCTGCCCGGTGAGGATCTGCCGCCATTCAGCCGTGAGTGGACGCTGGGCATTCGTCCGGCCTACCCGGCGCAGTTGAAGCACTTCCGCGCGGTGCTCAAAGACGAAGCCTGGCTGCTGCCTGCTGATGCCTTGAGCGCCTTTGAAACGGTGGGTCTGGAAGCTCGGTTGGCGATTTCTAGTCGTCCGCCGCTCAACCTTGGCGAGCAGATTCGTGCGCTCAAGGCGTATCCGTACGGCTGCTTGGAGCAGACCACCAGTGGTCTGTACCCGTCGCTGTACGCCGATGCTGTAACGCTAAAACGCCTGGGCGTGGAAGCCGAGCCGGATGAGCAGCGCAAGCGCTCCATCGAGTTGGGCATCGAGCGTCTGCTGAGCATGCAGCGCTACAACGGCAGCTTCGGTCTGTGGGGCGCGGACAGCGACGAAGAATACTGGCTGACCGCCTATGTCAGCGACTTCCTCCTGCGCGCCCGCGAGCAGGGCTTCGGCGTACCGGAAGAGGCGCTGAAAAAAGCCAATGAACGCCTGCTGCGCTACCTGCAGGAACGTCACCTGATCGAGGTCAACTACAGCGACAACGCCGAACACAGCCGTTTTGCCGTGCAGGCCTACGCCGGTTATGTGCTGGCGCGCAGTCAACAGGCACCATTGGGTGCGCTGCGCAGCCTGTATGAGCGGCGCAGTGATGCACGCTCCGGTTTGCCGCTTGTGCACCTGGCCGTGGCCCTGCAGAAAATGGGCGATCAGCCGCGTGCCGACGAGCTGCTGACCGCCGGCCTGGCCCGTGGTCGTGACAGCAATAACTGGCTGGCCGATTACGGCAGCCCGCTGCGCGATCAGGCGCTGATTCTGGCGCTGCTGGAAGAGCACGACCTGGCCGGCAACCGCCGCGAAGAGCGGCTGTTCAACCTGGCCGATGAAGTATCCGGGCAGCAGTGGCTGTCGACCCAGGAGCGCAACTCGCTGTACCTGGCCGGGCGCAACCTGCTGAGCAAGCCGGAGCCGAGCTGGAGTGCAGCGTTGCAAAGCGGCAGCCTGGCCTTCGAGCTTAGTAATGCGCAGCCGGGGCTCAAGCTCGATGGCAGCGACCTTACTGCGCCGTTGAGCATCCGTAATTCGGCAAGCAAGCCGGGTGATACCCCGCTGTATCAGCAGCTGACCCTGTCCGGTTACCCCAGTCAGGCCCCAGCTGCCGGTGGTGAAAACCTCAGTATCTACCGCGAATACCTAGGTATGGACGGTGAGACGCTGGACTTGAGCAACCTGCAAAGCGGCGAGCTGGTGCTGGTGCATCTGGCTGTATCCGCCCAGCAGCGCGTACCGGATGCACTGGTGGTCGACCTGCTGCCGGCAGGCCTGGAGCTGGAGAACCAGAACCTGGCACAAAGCTCGGCCAGCCTGGATGACGCCAGCAGTGCGGTGAAGGAGTGGCGTGAGTCGATGCAGAACGCGGCGATCAAGCACCAGGAGTTCCGTGGTGATCGCTACGTTGCCGCGCTGGATGTGAACGGCTACGACACCACCCACCTGCTGTACCTGGCCCGCGCCGTTACCCCGGGAAGCTACCGCGTGCCGCCACCGCAAGTGGAGTCGATGTACCGGCCGAACTGGCAGGCCCTGGGCACCACGCCGGGGCGTTTGATCGTTAAAGAGCGCTAGAACGCACAAGGCCCGCCAAATTGGCGGGCCTTGTTGTTTGGCTTAACCGATTAGGCCGCCGAGCAACCATAACCCCAGCACCAGCCAGATCACCCCGGCAATAATCGAGCGACGGATAAAGGCACGTACAGCCAGGTACAGCAGCCACAGGCCGGCCACCAGCACCACGATGCTGAGCAATGATGGCGTCACCCCCAAGGCCTTGGACATGCCCGTGATAAAGCTGCTGACCGCCCCACCGAGCAGGCCGAAAAAGCCGCTCAAGCCTTCGACGATAAAGCGGATTACCGAGCCAACCGCTTCGCCCAGGGATTCAAAAAAGCCTTCTACACCCATAGTTCTCGTTCCACTCGACTCTGCATTGGTGACTGCTGCGCGCCAGTGTGCCAGTCATTTGGCAGAATGGCAGCGCTACAGAGCATGTCCTGCCAGCGCTGGGCATAGAAAAGCCCCTGCCTCAGCGAGGCAGGGGCTTGTGGTGTAGCCCGTTTCAGTTCAGCAGGGTTGGACAGCTGACACCCACTGCAGCAAACGCGGCAATGGCATCGGCAGAGCCATAGCTGCGGTTCTGCGCCGACTGGATCACGCCGCAGGCGCCGCGGTTGAAGTCGCTGGTTTCCGTCCAATAGAAACGGTTGGCGTCGACAAACACTTCAAACGCTTTGCGGGTATTCCAGCCGATTTTCTGGCTGAGCAGGTAGAACGCGCGGTTATACACCCCGCTTGAGTGGTGAACATCCATACCGGCACGGTACTTGTCGGCGTGGTCAATGGAGCGGCCATCACGGCTGGGTTGGTCCATATAGCGCAAGGCGCCGTCACCTTTGAAGATGTCGTAGCCGACCTTCCAGTCATTCTTGCCTTTCATAAAGTATTCGGCCGCTTCGCCAGCCATATCGGAGAACGCTTCATTGATGCCGCCGGACTGGTTGCTGTAGACCAATCCCGAATGCAGCTCGGTAAAGCCATGGCTGACTTCGTGGGCTGAAACGTCCAGCGATACCAATGGGTAGAAGCGATTGCGACCATCACCGAAGGTCATCGCTTGACCGTCCCAGAAGGCATTTTCATAGCCGTTTCCGTAATGCACTTTCATATACAGCTTGCGGTTGAGCAGCGGGCGCAGGCCGCCAAACCAGTTGCCATACATCTGGAACACCACGTTGCCGAAATAGTGCGCGTCGTTCAGCGGCGAGAACGCACCGTTGATGCTCTTGAAGTCGTTGAACGAACAGGCGAACTGAAAGGGCGTGGTGCTGCTGTTGTTCAAGCTGTGGTTGAGGTTGACGGTGATGACATTACCGCTATCCATCTGACACTTGTTGTTGACCGACAGATGTCCGTAGTCCGTGCCATACAGGTAGCGGCCACTTTTCAGGTTGCCACCCGGCCCGCTTGCCTGGGCGTGGTTGAGACCTTCCCATTGATCAAGTAGCTCGCCGCTGTTGGCTTCGATCATAAAGAACGGGCGTGAGGGTTTGGCGCCTGGGAGGAAGAACGACACTACGTACGCCAGCTGTGCGCGTTGCTGTTCGTCCAGCCGTACGACCAGCTCACTCTGTTCGTTCTCACTCTGCAGGTCATTGGCTTTCAGGCTTTTGGCCATTTCCAGGGCTTGTTTGGCGCTGAGCGTTGGTGTTGCATCGCGTACCAGGTCGCTGCTGATCTCACTCACCAGGCGGCCGCTGCGTAGGGGCTGGCTACCGTCGGTAAACTCGGTGATGGCTTCGCCCCACACCCTGATGCCCTTATAGAACTGTTGATAGCGCACCACCTGAGCGCCACCAGGCAGTTGCGCGCTTAGGGTAGCGTTCAGCTCGTCCGGCTGCAGCCCAAGGTCATCATGGATGTCGCCGGCGCCGGCTATACCGGGGCGGGTTGGCAGGGTTGAGAGATCAATCAGTTCTGCGGCGAAGGTACAGGCGGGGGAAACAAGTGCGGCGAGTAGCAAGGTTTTCGGGAATATCTTCCTATGCATTGATGTAGCTCCATTGGGTAAGCGGAGGATGGCTCCGTGAATAGCCCGTTGCCTTATGGCGATAACGGTTTTTCACTGTTGTCGGCGCGGCGGGTAGCCAGGCGTTAACAGCGAACCCAAGGTATAGGCGTCAAAAATACGAATATCAAAAAAATGACGCAAAAAGATAACAATGGGCGCAAACGGCTCTAGCACGGTGCTTTTGCTCGTATGTTCTGGCGGATATGGCATGTTCTTCCATGGCGTCGAGCTTCTGCACGTCAGGTTTTGAGTTGCCAGCAGAGGCCGGAAATATTGGGCAGCGCCGCGTATAGTGCGGCGCTTCAGGGATGTGTATTGAGAGAGGCGCTATGCGTTCTGGGGCGGGTCGGTTGGTGGCAGCGCGTGCTGTTCTGGTGAGGTATTTGCGCCGTCCCTGGCTGGCTATTCCATTGTGCCTGCTGCTGGTTCTGGCAGCCGCTGACCGGCTATTTCCGCTGCCCTTGCCAGGCGATGATCTGGCCCGCGTGGTGCTGGCCGAGGACGGTGCGCCGCTGTGGCGTTTTGCCGACCGTGATGGCGTCTGGCGTTATCCGATCAGCCCCGGTGAAGTGTCGCCCTATTACCTGGAAGCGCTGCTGACCTACGAGGATCGCTGGTTCTATCAGCACCCCGGGGTCAACCCGTTGGCGCTGGGCCGCGCGGCCTGGCAGAACCTCAGTGGTGGGCGCGTATTGTCCGGTGGCAGCACCCTGTCGATGCAGGTTGCGCGACTGCTCGATCCGCATGCGCGCAGTTACAGCGGCAAACTTAAGCAGCTGTGGCGCACGCTGCAGCTGGAGTGGCACCTGTCCAAGGATGAAATCCTCACCCTTTACCTCAATCGCGCGCCGTTTGGCGGCACGCTGCAGGGGGTGGCGGCGGCCAGTTGGGCTTATCTGGGTAAGTCGCCGAGCCAGCTGACCCGCGCCGAAGCCGCTCTGCTCGCGGTGCTGCCGCAAGCGCCCAGTCGTTTGCGCCCCGATCGCCACCCCGAGCGGGCCCAGGCTGCGCGGGATAAGGTCCTCAAGCGTCTGGCCAGTTTCGAGGTGTGGCCGCAGTCGGCGATCAGCGATGCGCTGGAGGAACCGGTGCTGCTGGCGCCGCGTCAGGAACCGCGCCTGGCCCCATTGCTGGCACGGCGGCTGAATACGGCGGGCAGCCCACCGCTGATTCGCACGACGATCGATGCAGCCTTGCAACGCCGCCTGGAAGACCTACTGCTGGGCTGGCGGGCGCGGTTGCCGGAGCGCACCTCGGCGGCGATTCTGGTGGTCGAGCAACCCAGCATGGCGGTGCGCGCCTACCTGGGCTCAGTGGATATCAGCGATGCCAAGCGCTTTGGCCATGTCGACATGATCAACGCTGTGCGCTCGCCAGGTTCGACCCTGAAGCCCTTTCTTTACGGCATGGCGCTGGACGAGGGGCTGATCCATTCCGAATCACTGCTGCAGGATGTACCACTACGTTATGGCGATTACCGTCCGGGCAACTTTGCTGCCGGGTTCAGCGGCGCGGTGTCGGCCAGCGAGGCGCTGGCCACCTCACTCAATCTACCCGCCGTGCAACTGCTGGAAGCCTACGGGCCGAAGCGTTTTGCCGGCGAGTTGCGCAGCGCCGGGGTGCCCTTGCTGTTGCCGCCGCTGGCCGAACCCAATCTGGCGCTGATTCTCGGCGGCGCCGGCAGTCGCCTGGAGGAGCTGGTCAGCGGTTACAGCGCATTTGCCCGCGGCGGCATGGCCGCACGGCTGCGTTTTCAGCCGCAGGATGGGCTGCATGAGCGGCGCCTGCTGTCGCCCGGTGCCGCGTGGATCGTGCGGCGCATTCTCAGTGGTCAGGCGCGCCCGGACCGTGACCCGCGCGCGCAGCTGGTGCAGCGCCCGAGCCTGGCCTGGAAGACCGGCACCAGCTATGGCTTTCGTGATGCCTGGGCGATTGGCGTGGCGCCGCGTTACCTGATCGGCATCTGGATCGGCCGCCCTGACGGCACCCCGGTGTCCGGCCAGTTCGGCCTGGCCTCGGCCGCGCCACTGCTGCTGCAGGTGCATGATCTGTTGGTCAACCGCGACAGTCAGCGCGGCATTGCCCTGCCGATTGACCCGCAGCCGGCCTCGGTCGGCGTGGCAGCGATTTGCTGGCCGCTGGGCCAATCGCTCGACAGTCGCGACCCCAACTGCCGGCGCCAGCGCTTTGCCTGGACCCTGGATGGCACCACGCCACCGACCTTGCCGGCGCAGGATCAGCCGCTGGGCTTGGGGCTGCAGGAAAGCCTTTGGGTGAATGCCGCCGGGCAACGCGTGGATGCCAGTTGCCCGGGTGCCACGGCACAGCGCCTGGCGTTGTGGCCGGCGCCGCTGGAACCCTGGCTGCCGCGTCGTGAGCGGCGCAGTGCGCGCCTGCCGGTGGTTGATCCGCAGTGCCCGCCACGGCATGTGCCCGTCGCTGCGCCACTGTCGATTGTCGGCGTGCGTGAGGGTGATCATTTGCGGCGCCCGGCCGGCAGTAGCGAAGCGCTGCGTTTGCGTCTGTCTGCACTGGGCGGCAGCGGAAGGCGTTGGTGGTTTGTCGACGGTCAGCCGATTGCCGAAACCAGCGCCGATGCGTTGTTTAATCACGCCTTTACACGCAGCGGGCAGTATCAGCTCAGTGTGCTGGACGAAAGCGGGCAGACCGCGCGGGTTGAGTTCAGCTTGTCGGACTAAAACGCGCGGCAGGGTGTCCTGGCCATGAGTGACTACGCTATTGGGTGAAGGTTGGCACAGTCGTCTGCCGGCCGGTCGCGCAGGGATATGCGATGGCGAGATATAGATACGCAGCTGCTATCTGCCTTAGTGGGTTGTTGTTCAGCGCACTGCTTATTGCGAGTGAGTGGACCGGGCCGAGGCAGGCGCCGCCCGCACGCAGTGGCATGCAGGTGAGCTTTATTGCGGCGGATTTTCGTAACGGTGGGGTAGTCGGTGTGTACCGCAGCTTTGAGCGCGCGGCCAAGTTGCTGGGGTGGCGGGTGCATGCGGTAGATGGTCGTGGCGATGCGGCGGAGATCAAGCGGCTGGCCGCTGAGGTGCTTGAGCATAACCCCGATGGCGTGGTGCTCGGTGGCTTCGAGCCTGGCTACCTCGGGGAATTGCATGAAGCCTTTCAAGGCCGCGAGATCGCCTTGGTCGGTTGGCACGCCGGGGATCGGCCGGGGCCGACGGACAAGCTGTTCAGCAATATCACCAGCGACCCCATGCAGGTGGCCGACCTGGCTGCCGAGCACGCCATGCGTGACGGCCAGATCGGCGTGGTGCTGTTCACTGACAGCCAATTCGCCATTGCCACCGCCAAGACCCAGCGCATGGTGCAGCGCCTGGAAGAGTGCGCGCAGTGCAAGGTGCTGAGCGTTGAAGACCTGCCGATTGCCAGTGCGGGCAAGGGCATGGATGAGC
This DNA window, taken from Pseudomonas sp. SG20056, encodes the following:
- a CDS encoding substrate-binding domain-containing protein translates to MQVSFIAADFRNGGVVGVYRSFERAAKLLGWRVHAVDGRGDAAEIKRLAAEVLEHNPDGVVLGGFEPGYLGELHEAFQGREIALVGWHAGDRPGPTDKLFSNITSDPMQVADLAAEHAMRDGQIGVVLFTDSQFAIATAKTQRMVQRLEECAQCKVLSVEDLPIASAGKGMDERVRSLQRRFGAEWSHTLAINDVYFDHINVPLNALGRKDIRNISAGDGSAKALGRIHSGLSQQVATVAEPLGMQGWQLVDELNRAFAGQPPSQFVTPPLLITPQVLQESDDLSIELDFSHEDAYLRLWRQVD
- a CDS encoding alpha-2-macroglobulin codes for the protein MPKNGLLLALVLSLLSACDSSTPGPAEVTATQAPPVSSEAAKPAVDRKALAERYAGRELTVVDVSEVQLDGASTLSISFSVPLDPEQKLAERLHLVDSKDGKVDGAWELTDNLMEVRLRHLEPQRKLVLTVDAGLLGLNGKSLAAEQVTRLETRDLQASVGFASRGSLLPTRLAEGLPVIALNVDKINVEFFRIKPESLPAFLNRWGRASNLDNWEARSLLPMADLVYGGRFDLNPARNTRETLLLPIAGLEPFKQPGVYLAVMREAGSYNYSQPATLFTLSDIGLSARRYQNRIDVFTQALAGGDALGDVLLEILDAEGQVLAEGKTDSAGHGELPLPPKAEVLLAHQGEQTSLLRLNSAALDLAEFDIAGPVAHPLQFFVFGPRDLYRPGETVLLNGLLRDADGRAVKAQPVNVEVRRPDEQVSRKFVWQADDSGLYQYQLQLADEAPTGRWQLLFDLGDGRQQLYEFSVEDFLPERMALELKGSDVPYSPAENAQFDVTGRYLYGAPAAGNRLSGQLYVRPLREAVASLPGYQFGSVTEEELSEDIELDETSLDEQGKASLDIESRWSDAKSPLRLILQASLQESGGRAITRRIIQPVWPAERLPGVRGLFDGEEVDADSLAEFEVLVADAEGNKLAADQLSVRLIRERRDYFWNFSESDGWSHNYTEKFLTLNEETLKVAAGGTAKISFPVEWGPYRIEVIDGQTGLLSSLRFWAGYRWQDNADGGAVRPDQVKLALDKPAYVDGDTAQVTVTPPAAGKGYLMVESSEGPLWWQEVDVPAEGKTFDIPIAKDWARHDLYVSALVIRPGERKSNATPKRAVGLLHLPLERAPRKLALTLTAAEKMRPNQPLKVKVQARNADGSIPKQAQVLVAAVDVGILNITEYATPDPFANFFGRKAYGADHLDIYGQLIEAGQGRVAKLAFGGDAALAGGGKRPDTSVLIVALQSEPLKLNELGEGEVSLNIPDFNGELRLMAQAWTVEHYGMGEGKTVVAAPLIAELSAPRFLAGGDETTLALDLSNLSGREQKLDVQLSAAGQLRLAQNPGAAVAPITLADGQRTILRIPVTALGGYGQGRFKVSVNGLALPGEDLPPFSREWTLGIRPAYPAQLKHFRAVLKDEAWLLPADALSAFETVGLEARLAISSRPPLNLGEQIRALKAYPYGCLEQTTSGLYPSLYADAVTLKRLGVEAEPDEQRKRSIELGIERLLSMQRYNGSFGLWGADSDEEYWLTAYVSDFLLRAREQGFGVPEEALKKANERLLRYLQERHLIEVNYSDNAEHSRFAVQAYAGYVLARSQQAPLGALRSLYERRSDARSGLPLVHLAVALQKMGDQPRADELLTAGLARGRDSNNWLADYGSPLRDQALILALLEEHDLAGNRREERLFNLADEVSGQQWLSTQERNSLYLAGRNLLSKPEPSWSAALQSGSLAFELSNAQPGLKLDGSDLTAPLSIRNSASKPGDTPLYQQLTLSGYPSQAPAAGGENLSIYREYLGMDGETLDLSNLQSGELVLVHLAVSAQQRVPDALVVDLLPAGLELENQNLAQSSASLDDASSAVKEWRESMQNAAIKHQEFRGDRYVAALDVNGYDTTHLLYLARAVTPGSYRVPPPQVESMYRPNWQALGTTPGRLIVKER
- a CDS encoding M4 family metallopeptidase, with the translated sequence MHRKIFPKTLLLAALVSPACTFAAELIDLSTLPTRPGIAGAGDIHDDLGLQPDELNATLSAQLPGGAQVVRYQQFYKGIRVWGEAITEFTDGSQPLRSGRLVSEISSDLVRDATPTLSAKQALEMAKSLKANDLQSENEQSELVVRLDEQQRAQLAYVVSFFLPGAKPSRPFFMIEANSGELLDQWEGLNHAQASGPGGNLKSGRYLYGTDYGHLSVNNKCQMDSGNVITVNLNHSLNNSSTTPFQFACSFNDFKSINGAFSPLNDAHYFGNVVFQMYGNWFGGLRPLLNRKLYMKVHYGNGYENAFWDGQAMTFGDGRNRFYPLVSLDVSAHEVSHGFTELHSGLVYSNQSGGINEAFSDMAGEAAEYFMKGKNDWKVGYDIFKGDGALRYMDQPSRDGRSIDHADKYRAGMDVHHSSGVYNRAFYLLSQKIGWNTRKAFEVFVDANRFYWTETSDFNRGACGVIQSAQNRSYGSADAIAAFAAVGVSCPTLLN
- the pbpC gene encoding peptidoglycan glycosyltransferase PbpC (penicillin-binding protein 1C) codes for the protein MRSGAGRLVAARAVLVRYLRRPWLAIPLCLLLVLAAADRLFPLPLPGDDLARVVLAEDGAPLWRFADRDGVWRYPISPGEVSPYYLEALLTYEDRWFYQHPGVNPLALGRAAWQNLSGGRVLSGGSTLSMQVARLLDPHARSYSGKLKQLWRTLQLEWHLSKDEILTLYLNRAPFGGTLQGVAAASWAYLGKSPSQLTRAEAALLAVLPQAPSRLRPDRHPERAQAARDKVLKRLASFEVWPQSAISDALEEPVLLAPRQEPRLAPLLARRLNTAGSPPLIRTTIDAALQRRLEDLLLGWRARLPERTSAAILVVEQPSMAVRAYLGSVDISDAKRFGHVDMINAVRSPGSTLKPFLYGMALDEGLIHSESLLQDVPLRYGDYRPGNFAAGFSGAVSASEALATSLNLPAVQLLEAYGPKRFAGELRSAGVPLLLPPLAEPNLALILGGAGSRLEELVSGYSAFARGGMAARLRFQPQDGLHERRLLSPGAAWIVRRILSGQARPDRDPRAQLVQRPSLAWKTGTSYGFRDAWAIGVAPRYLIGIWIGRPDGTPVSGQFGLASAAPLLLQVHDLLVNRDSQRGIALPIDPQPASVGVAAICWPLGQSLDSRDPNCRRQRFAWTLDGTTPPTLPAQDQPLGLGLQESLWVNAAGQRVDASCPGATAQRLALWPAPLEPWLPRRERRSARLPVVDPQCPPRHVPVAAPLSIVGVREGDHLRRPAGSSEALRLRLSALGGSGRRWWFVDGQPIAETSADALFNHAFTRSGQYQLSVLDESGQTARVEFSLSD